One Cydia amplana chromosome 18, ilCydAmpl1.1, whole genome shotgun sequence DNA segment encodes these proteins:
- the LOC134656580 gene encoding uncharacterized protein LOC134656580: MWDQGLCVLPEYPENGSFNIIPYKNENSSNSTNFRLKYDCVEPFVIVEKLIHECLGGNWYNETDNRYCSEACELSSYKNDNFTFTCPKDIDGNDTCKDYVAINTNVTVRKAYEDPEDETTNKKNVTVQLFCPPSKEINISTGCVDEVDKRQQAFESPTMTKMTQYEAEFNKFKSNDSSNEFEELVNKFNEFEKLVRNELDEMHEMADKCDISLDLLLSHLQRKKVEQGIEN; the protein is encoded by the exons GGACCAAGGTTTATGTGTTTTGCCGGAGTATCCGGAGAACGGTTCTTTCAATATTATACCGTACAAGAATGAAAACTCTTCGAATTCAACTAACTTTCGTCTGAAATATGACTGCGTGGAACCGTTTGTAATAGTGGAGAAGTTAATACACGAGTGCCTTGGCGGCAACTGGTACAACGAAACTGACAACCGTTATTGCTcag AGGCTTGCGAACTAAGTTCGTACAAGAATGACAACTTTACTTTTACGTGTCCAAAGGATATAGACGGTAATGACACATGCAAGGACTACGTGGCCATCAATACCAATGTTACTGTAAGAAAAGCGTACGAGGATCCCGAAGATGAGACAACGAATAAGAAGAACGTCACTGTGCAATTATTCTGTCCCCCTAGCAAGGAAATCAACATATCCACGGGCTGTGTCGAtg AGGTGGACAAAAGACAGCAGGCTTTTGAAAGTCCAACCATGACCAAGATGACCCAATACGAGGCTGAGTTCAACAAGTTCAAATCTAATGATAGTTCCAATGAATTTGAAGAATTGGTAAATAAATTCAATGAATTTGAGAAATTGGTACGGAATGAGTTGGACGAGATGCACGAAATGGCCGATAAATGTGatatttcactagatttgttatTGTCGCATCTGCAAAGGAAAAAAGTAGAACAAGGAATTGAAAATTAA